Proteins from a genomic interval of Lolium perenne isolate Kyuss_39 chromosome 1, Kyuss_2.0, whole genome shotgun sequence:
- the LOC127311310 gene encoding uncharacterized protein codes for MAPAARQPCRHNHRRRRILICVSFAVLALLLLAATVAIVLFAVLRPRNPTTELLSANATGAVPNVALPAFSIQLNLTFRLVVRVRNPNPASFRYGEATTSLLYRNASVGGALVPAGTVPSRGATTVRLNMTVQADKVVAAAGLGGLLGDVLAGEMEFEARTEVKGRVTFLGFVKRRAVARSVCRVAVGVPDVKVRRQECHSEARL; via the coding sequence ATGGCGCCGGCAGCCCGCCAGCCATGCCGCCACAACCACCGACGGCGCCGCATCCTCATCTGCGTCAGCTTCGCCGTGctcgccctgctcctcctggccgcCACGGTCGCCATCGTGCTGTTCGCCGTGCTGCGCCCGCGGAACCCCACCACGGAGCTCCTCTCAGCGAACGCCACCGGCGCCGTCCCGAACGTGGCGCTGCCGGCCTTCTCCATCCAGCTCAACCTGACCTTCCGCCTCGTGGTGCGCGTGCGCAACCCGAACCCGGCGTCGTTCCGGTACGGAGAGGCCACCACGTCGCTCCTCTACAGGAACGCCTCCGTGGGCGGCGCCCTCGTCCCGGCAGGCACCGTGCCGAGCCGAGGCGCGACGACCGTGCGGCTGAACATGACGGTGCAGGCCGACAAGGTGGTGGCTGCGGCCGGGCTGGGGGGCCTGCTCGGAGACGTGCTCGCCGGCGAGATGGAGTTCGAGGCGAGGACGGAGGTGAAGGGGAGGGTCACGTTCCTCGGGTTCGTGAAGCGACGCGCCGTGGCCAGGTCGGTGTGCCGCGTCGCCGTCGGCGTCCCCGACGTCAAGGTTCGGCGCCAGGAGTGCCACAGCGAGGCCAGGTTGTGA